In one Leptospiraceae bacterium genomic region, the following are encoded:
- the betB gene encoding betaine-aldehyde dehydrogenase, which produces MGIFKRQTSFINGKFLPSSSKRNVVTTSYPATGEILCELEEANLEDIAYAVESAEKGFRIWSKMKGAERGRILLRAAHLLRERVNSLAEIEVYDTGKPISEAVSVDIPSAAEAIEYFAGLASSLHGDHFDLGKSFVYTRREPIGICAGIGAWNYPLQIASWKAAPALACGNAMIFKPSELTPLTALKLGEIFTEAGVPDGVFNVLVGGREVGKELVRHKKISKISITGSVPSGKAIMAEGAATLKKITLELGGKSPLIIFDDAKLDSAVSASLLANFYTQGEVCSNGTRVFVHESIQKAFLEKLLSRTRNLKIGDPMDLSTHVGSLISREHLEKVMRYVKLGKEEGAKLLCGGEIPSWEEKEARFRKGAFIEPTVFSECDDKMTIVKEEIFGPVMSVLSFKNEEEVIERANDTEFGLSAGVFTQDITRAHRVIAEMQAGTCWINNYNITPIEAPFGGYKYSGIGRENSLAAIEHYTQLKSVYVEMGEVDCPYP; this is translated from the coding sequence ATGGGAATATTTAAGCGACAAACTTCTTTTATCAACGGGAAATTTCTTCCCTCCTCCTCTAAAAGAAATGTGGTAACTACAAGTTATCCGGCAACAGGAGAAATTCTTTGTGAATTGGAAGAGGCAAATTTGGAAGACATTGCCTATGCAGTAGAATCGGCAGAAAAAGGTTTTAGGATTTGGTCTAAGATGAAAGGTGCCGAGAGAGGAAGAATACTATTACGCGCTGCCCATTTACTCCGTGAAAGAGTTAATTCCTTAGCGGAAATCGAAGTGTATGACACAGGCAAGCCAATCTCAGAGGCGGTTAGTGTAGATATTCCTTCTGCCGCAGAGGCTATTGAGTATTTCGCGGGACTTGCCTCTTCTCTGCATGGAGATCATTTTGATTTAGGGAAAAGCTTTGTATACACCCGTCGCGAGCCAATTGGAATTTGTGCAGGAATCGGAGCATGGAATTATCCACTTCAAATTGCTTCTTGGAAAGCAGCCCCCGCACTCGCCTGTGGAAATGCGATGATCTTCAAGCCATCCGAATTAACACCATTAACCGCTCTAAAGTTAGGCGAGATATTTACTGAGGCAGGTGTTCCTGACGGAGTATTCAATGTATTAGTCGGAGGAAGAGAAGTTGGAAAAGAATTAGTTCGTCACAAAAAGATTTCCAAGATTTCAATCACAGGGTCAGTTCCAAGTGGAAAGGCAATTATGGCAGAGGGAGCGGCTACACTTAAAAAAATTACATTAGAGCTTGGCGGCAAATCACCGTTAATCATATTCGATGATGCAAAACTAGACTCGGCTGTGTCTGCTTCTCTATTAGCAAACTTCTATACGCAAGGAGAAGTATGTTCCAACGGCACGAGAGTATTTGTGCATGAGTCTATTCAGAAAGCTTTTCTAGAAAAACTTTTATCTCGCACTCGTAATTTAAAAATCGGCGATCCAATGGACTTGTCTACTCATGTGGGTTCTCTTATTAGCCGCGAACATTTAGAAAAAGTCATGCGTTATGTGAAATTAGGGAAAGAAGAAGGAGCCAAACTTCTATGTGGTGGAGAAATTCCTAGCTGGGAAGAAAAGGAAGCAAGGTTTAGGAAGGGAGCATTTATTGAGCCAACAGTCTTTAGCGAATGTGATGATAAAATGACAATCGTAAAAGAAGAAATCTTTGGACCTGTAATGTCCGTTCTATCCTTTAAGAACGAAGAAGAAGTAATTGAAAGAGCAAATGACACAGAATTCGGATTATCCGCTGGAGTATTTACACAAGACATTACTCGCGCTCATCGAGTAATCGCAGAAATGCAAGCAGGAACTTGTTGGATTAACAACTACAATATTACTCCTATCGAAGCTCCCTTCGGAGGATATAAGTATTCTGGAATTGGTCGTGAGAATAGTCTTGCGGCAATTGAGCATTATACGCAACTAAAATCTGTATACGTAGAAATGGGCGAAGTAGATTGCCCTTACCCTTAA